In Simplicispira sp. 125, one DNA window encodes the following:
- the cheY gene encoding chemotaxis response regulator CheY: MATALRFLIVDDFSTMRRIVRNLLKESGFTEADEAEDGVAALNKLRNSKFDFVVTDINMPNMNGFQLLGEIKADEKLKHLPVLMVTAEARKEDIVAAAQGGAAGYIVKPFTKATLEEKVTLIIKKAGL, translated from the coding sequence GTGGCCACTGCCCTTCGCTTCCTGATCGTTGACGACTTCTCCACGATGCGGCGCATTGTTCGTAACCTGCTCAAGGAAAGCGGGTTTACCGAGGCCGACGAGGCTGAAGACGGCGTCGCTGCCTTGAACAAATTGCGCAACAGCAAGTTTGATTTCGTCGTCACTGACATCAACATGCCGAACATGAACGGATTCCAGCTTCTGGGCGAGATCAAGGCTGACGAAAAGCTCAAGCACCTGCCTGTTCTCATGGTGACAGCCGAAGCACGCAAGGAAGACATCGTTGCCGCAGCCCAGGGCGGCGCCGCAGGCTACATCGTCAAACCCTTCACCAAAGCGACGCTGGAAGAAAAGGTGACTCTCATCATCAAGAAAGCAGGGTTGTAG
- a CDS encoding protein phosphatase CheZ, producing the protein MDSDNHLSKSPPAPDGDVHLKIGALTRQLHDALKELGYADQLRGTMGELPDAQSRLSYIARLTGEAAEKVLTRVEQAKTQNDFLAEQSRQTIASMVKDPVAAVAKGEIMNFLTDVEHITKISDEHLTEIMMAQDFHDLTGQVIARVVALAATIEQQLVQLVIQTAPPNAVPPPTIETTHAPLSGPVVDPGKSTDVVTDQSQVDDLLASLGF; encoded by the coding sequence ATGGATTCCGACAACCACCTTTCAAAGAGTCCGCCCGCGCCGGATGGCGATGTTCACCTCAAGATCGGTGCATTGACCCGCCAGCTCCATGATGCGCTGAAGGAGCTGGGCTATGCCGATCAATTGCGTGGCACGATGGGCGAGCTGCCCGACGCGCAAAGCCGCTTGTCCTACATTGCCCGCCTCACGGGTGAAGCCGCTGAAAAGGTACTGACCCGCGTCGAGCAGGCAAAAACCCAAAACGATTTTCTGGCCGAACAGTCGCGGCAGACCATTGCGTCCATGGTCAAGGATCCGGTGGCCGCAGTGGCCAAGGGCGAGATCATGAATTTCTTGACCGATGTGGAGCACATCACCAAGATTTCCGATGAACATCTCACGGAAATCATGATGGCCCAGGATTTCCACGATCTGACCGGGCAGGTGATTGCCCGCGTGGTAGCCCTGGCAGCAACCATCGAGCAGCAGCTCGTTCAACTGGTCATACAAACTGCACCCCCCAATGCAGTGCCGCCGCCGACCATCGAGACCACCCACGCACCGCTGTCCGGCCCGGTGGTCGATCCTGGAAAAAGTACCGACGTGGTCACAGACCAGTCCCAGGTGGACGACCTGCTCGCCAGCCTGGGTTTCTGA
- a CDS encoding EscU/YscU/HrcU family type III secretion system export apparatus switch protein, with product MESSQDRNLPATERKLQKARTDGQGARSRDLSHLAILGTGAAGMLVFAQPLFDQLLRAMGQQLVFDATTVHTPAYMLTRLQGMAFVGILASAAFAIMTSAAALISAVGAGGWIFSLKPITPQFNRLNPISGAANLFSKQQMTNVAKMVLMTSILAAVAWKYLGSSIDQVAMLVLQPSPIAIRHAADWLTTGIGLLLLVVFLAAIVDVPLQAFFFKSRLKMSHQEVKQEHKESDGNPQIKGRMRQRQREIADGASVSAVPKADFVVMNPTHYAVALRYDDTMSAPQVISKGTDLIAMKIRDLAKAHAVPVLQSPMLARALYAHADLDQPIPATLYTAVAQVLAYVYRLKAALRGEGRMPDDQPDPYIPPELDPLQKIPRKGKQP from the coding sequence ATGGAATCCAGTCAAGACCGCAACTTACCCGCCACCGAGCGCAAGCTCCAAAAGGCCCGCACGGACGGCCAGGGAGCACGTTCACGCGACCTGTCGCACCTGGCCATCCTGGGCACGGGTGCGGCGGGCATGCTGGTGTTTGCACAACCCTTGTTTGACCAACTGCTACGCGCCATGGGGCAGCAATTGGTGTTCGACGCCACCACAGTGCACACCCCAGCCTACATGCTCACACGGCTGCAGGGCATGGCATTTGTAGGCATTCTCGCCAGCGCGGCCTTTGCCATCATGACCAGTGCTGCGGCTTTGATCAGTGCGGTTGGAGCAGGGGGCTGGATTTTCAGCCTTAAGCCCATCACGCCGCAATTCAACCGCCTCAATCCTATTTCCGGGGCTGCCAACCTGTTTTCGAAGCAGCAAATGACCAACGTGGCCAAGATGGTGCTCATGACGAGCATCCTCGCGGCTGTCGCCTGGAAGTACCTGGGCAGCAGCATTGACCAGGTCGCCATGCTGGTACTGCAACCCTCGCCTATCGCCATTCGCCATGCGGCCGACTGGCTGACCACAGGCATCGGTTTGCTGCTACTGGTGGTGTTCCTCGCCGCGATCGTCGACGTCCCGCTACAGGCGTTCTTCTTCAAGAGCCGCCTGAAGATGTCGCACCAGGAAGTCAAGCAGGAACACAAGGAGTCGGACGGCAACCCGCAAATCAAAGGCCGCATGCGCCAGCGCCAGCGAGAGATCGCCGACGGCGCCAGTGTCAGTGCCGTACCCAAGGCGGATTTCGTCGTGATGAATCCTACGCACTATGCCGTTGCGCTGCGTTACGACGACACCATGAGTGCACCCCAGGTCATCTCCAAGGGAACCGACCTGATCGCCATGAAGATTCGCGATCTCGCCAAGGCCCATGCCGTACCGGTGCTCCAGTCTCCCATGCTGGCACGGGCCTTATACGCCCACGCCGACCTGGACCAGCCCATCCCGGCCACGCTATACACCGCCGTGGCACAGGTGCTGGCCTATGTCTATCGCCTCAAGGCAGCCCTGCGCGGTGAGGGCCGCATGCCTGATGACCAGCCGGATCCTTACATCCCGCCTGAACTCGATCCGCTGCAGAAAATTCCCCGCAAAGGCAAACAACCATGA
- the flhA gene encoding flagellar biosynthesis protein FlhA: MNISMNSARQWAGANAAAAQGLSAPLLVVAILALMVLPIPPWLLDTFFTINIAVALMVMMVAAYMLKPLDFAAFPSVLLLTTLMRLSLNVASTRVVLLEGHTGPGAAGAVIEAFGHFLIGGNFAVGLIVFAILVVINFIVITKGAERIAEVSARFTLDAMPGKQMAVDADLNAGLIDEAEAKRRRAEVGEEANFFGSMDGASKFVRGDAVAGILILLINIVGGFAIGMLQHGLSASKAADTYILMAVGDALVAQIPGLLISVAAAMVISRVGKDTDMGHQIVHQLFTSPRVLGVTAGILIFLGLIPGMPHVVFLAIGSLLGYLAWSLLQKAKTPPPVEAPPAPAGDGEATWDDLQPVDLLGLELGYRLIALVDKTRQGDLLTRIKGVRRKFAQEVGFLPPPVHVRDNLELKPSGYRITLRGVVVGEGEAFPGMHLAINPGGITTPLIGTPTTDPAFGLPAHWIDERQKEAAQMAGFTVVDSETVMATHLSHLMQVQAAKLLSRTETQQLVEHVAKLAPRLIEEVVPKMVSIATFQKVLQLLLEESVHIRDIRTIIETLAEFAGSITDPVELARRVRIALSPAIVQQIYGPTRELNVIAIEPGLERLLVQALGNAAGPALDPGVADILTQKAAEVALKQEEMGLPACLLVPDQIRGAISRLVRRVAPRLQVLAHSEIPETHTIRIGPILKGASA; the protein is encoded by the coding sequence ATGAACATTTCCATGAATTCAGCCCGGCAGTGGGCTGGAGCCAATGCAGCGGCAGCCCAAGGCTTGTCGGCTCCTTTGCTGGTGGTTGCCATCCTGGCACTGATGGTGCTGCCCATCCCCCCCTGGTTACTGGATACTTTTTTCACCATCAACATTGCGGTGGCTCTGATGGTGATGATGGTGGCGGCCTACATGCTCAAGCCGCTGGACTTTGCGGCATTCCCGTCCGTCCTGTTGCTGACCACTTTGATGCGCTTGTCGCTGAACGTGGCTTCCACCCGCGTGGTGCTTCTGGAAGGCCACACCGGCCCCGGCGCTGCGGGAGCCGTGATCGAGGCCTTTGGGCATTTTCTGATTGGCGGCAACTTTGCCGTGGGTCTGATCGTGTTCGCCATCCTGGTGGTCATCAACTTCATCGTGATCACCAAGGGGGCCGAGCGTATCGCCGAGGTCTCCGCACGCTTCACCCTGGATGCCATGCCCGGCAAACAGATGGCGGTGGATGCCGATCTGAATGCAGGTTTGATCGATGAGGCCGAAGCCAAAAGACGGCGCGCAGAGGTGGGCGAAGAAGCCAATTTTTTCGGCTCCATGGACGGCGCCTCGAAATTTGTCCGCGGAGATGCCGTCGCCGGTATCCTGATCCTGCTGATCAACATCGTGGGCGGCTTTGCCATCGGCATGCTGCAGCACGGGCTCTCGGCAAGCAAGGCTGCCGACACCTATATCCTGATGGCCGTCGGTGACGCGCTGGTGGCACAGATTCCGGGCCTGCTGATCTCGGTGGCCGCAGCCATGGTGATTTCGCGCGTTGGCAAGGACACGGATATGGGGCATCAGATCGTGCACCAGCTGTTCACGTCGCCCCGCGTACTCGGCGTCACTGCAGGAATTCTGATTTTCCTGGGCCTCATCCCCGGCATGCCGCATGTGGTATTTCTCGCCATCGGATCGCTGCTGGGCTACCTGGCATGGTCACTGCTACAGAAGGCAAAGACGCCTCCTCCTGTCGAGGCCCCACCCGCCCCTGCGGGCGATGGCGAAGCCACCTGGGATGACCTGCAACCGGTGGACTTGCTGGGCCTCGAGCTGGGCTATCGCCTGATTGCGCTTGTGGACAAGACGCGCCAGGGCGACTTGCTCACGCGCATCAAGGGAGTACGGCGCAAGTTTGCCCAAGAGGTTGGATTCCTGCCGCCCCCCGTGCATGTGCGCGACAACCTGGAACTCAAGCCCAGCGGCTACCGCATCACCCTGCGTGGCGTGGTCGTGGGTGAGGGCGAGGCATTCCCCGGCATGCACCTGGCCATCAATCCTGGCGGCATCACCACCCCCCTGATCGGTACACCCACCACTGACCCTGCCTTTGGGCTCCCCGCGCACTGGATTGATGAACGCCAGAAAGAAGCGGCGCAAATGGCTGGTTTTACCGTGGTTGATTCGGAAACCGTGATGGCGACGCATTTGTCACACTTGATGCAAGTTCAAGCCGCAAAGCTCCTCAGCCGCACAGAAACACAACAGCTGGTGGAGCATGTGGCCAAGCTGGCCCCCCGACTCATTGAAGAAGTAGTTCCAAAAATGGTTTCGATCGCAACGTTCCAGAAGGTGCTGCAGTTGCTGCTGGAGGAATCCGTGCATATCCGCGACATTCGCACCATCATCGAAACCCTGGCCGAGTTTGCTGGCAGCATCACCGACCCGGTAGAACTGGCACGGCGCGTGCGCATCGCCCTGTCACCAGCCATCGTGCAGCAGATCTATGGCCCCACCCGTGAACTCAATGTCATTGCCATTGAACCTGGCCTGGAACGTCTGTTGGTGCAGGCCCTGGGCAATGCCGCAGGCCCTGCACTTGACCCTGGCGTGGCCGACATTCTGACCCAAAAAGCCGCTGAAGTGGCACTCAAGCAGGAGGAGATGGGGCTTCCCGCCTGCCTGCTGGTGCCTGACCAGATCCGCGGCGCCATCTCCCGCCTGGTGCGCCGTGTAGCGCCTCGCCTACAGGTGCTCGCACACAGCGAGATTCCTGAGACCCACACCATCCGCATTGGCCCCATCCTCAAAGGAGCATCGGCATGA
- the flhF gene encoding flagellar biosynthesis protein FlhF, with amino-acid sequence MNIKRFHAATSREALAKARMAFGDGTLILSNRPTANGVEVVATAEDTLGNIDQGKESLQIEHRPEAMPPARRSLQERAALETRNPVKEDTEQLAMSTLSFQDYVRERMLRRRHEALQEANPLATALAEREPETLRERPTPAPVVRHNPLRPIHPPQETTPRTARRENSVAPFMAPSMDSQGLMHELQSMKDLIEDRFNTLSWLGQARQNPIQSNLMLKMIRAGYSPSLARAILERMPEEMDAAESVRWLMEVLERNLRTDAGMPPLYEEGGIFALVGSTGVGKTTTTAKLAAMCARIHGPGSVGLITLDTYRVGAHDQLRSYGRMLGIVAHLAHDRAALQDLLGLLSGKKMVLIDTTGVAPRDPRKRDMLEVLNLPQVNRLLVLNAGSHGDTLDDTLGAFKTDGSQQAILSKVDETVKLGPAIDALIRHQMMLRGVTNGQRVPEDWEAADAHKLVSASMRASVRSAFDPKATDLNFFFSHSPESSYEKGLVDA; translated from the coding sequence ATGAACATCAAACGCTTCCACGCTGCCACGTCCCGTGAAGCTCTGGCGAAAGCCCGCATGGCTTTTGGCGATGGCACGCTGATCCTGTCCAACCGGCCCACCGCCAACGGCGTCGAGGTGGTTGCCACAGCCGAAGACACGTTGGGCAACATTGATCAAGGCAAGGAAAGCCTGCAAATCGAACACCGGCCCGAGGCAATGCCCCCTGCACGGCGCTCACTGCAGGAACGTGCAGCCCTGGAAACTCGAAATCCGGTCAAAGAGGATACCGAGCAGTTGGCGATGAGTACGCTCTCGTTCCAGGACTATGTGCGCGAACGCATGCTGCGTCGCCGCCATGAGGCCCTGCAAGAAGCAAACCCCTTGGCGACAGCTCTGGCAGAGCGCGAACCCGAAACACTCCGTGAGCGCCCTACTCCCGCGCCAGTGGTGCGGCACAACCCCCTGCGACCAATCCACCCTCCCCAAGAGACCACGCCACGCACGGCCCGGCGCGAAAACAGTGTGGCGCCTTTCATGGCTCCGTCCATGGATTCCCAGGGGCTCATGCATGAGCTGCAGTCCATGAAAGATCTGATCGAGGACCGTTTCAATACGCTGTCCTGGCTGGGCCAGGCACGGCAAAACCCGATTCAATCGAACCTCATGCTCAAAATGATCCGCGCAGGCTACTCGCCATCTCTGGCGCGCGCCATTCTGGAGCGCATGCCCGAAGAAATGGATGCCGCCGAATCAGTGCGTTGGCTGATGGAGGTGCTGGAACGCAACCTCAGAACCGACGCAGGCATGCCCCCCCTCTACGAAGAAGGGGGCATCTTCGCGCTGGTGGGCTCCACTGGCGTGGGAAAAACCACCACCACGGCCAAGCTTGCAGCCATGTGTGCCCGCATCCACGGCCCCGGCAGTGTGGGATTGATCACGCTGGATACCTACCGCGTGGGTGCGCACGATCAGCTGCGCAGCTATGGCCGCATGCTCGGCATCGTCGCCCACCTGGCCCATGACCGTGCTGCGCTGCAAGATCTTCTCGGACTCCTCAGTGGCAAAAAAATGGTGCTGATCGACACCACCGGTGTAGCGCCACGAGACCCGCGCAAGCGCGACATGCTGGAAGTATTGAACCTGCCCCAGGTTAACCGCCTGCTGGTGCTCAACGCGGGCTCGCATGGCGACACACTCGACGACACGCTGGGCGCCTTCAAGACCGATGGATCACAGCAGGCCATCCTGTCCAAAGTGGACGAAACCGTGAAATTGGGCCCCGCCATTGATGCATTGATCCGCCACCAGATGATGCTGCGCGGCGTGACCAACGGCCAGCGCGTTCCAGAAGACTGGGAAGCTGCTGATGCACACAAGCTGGTCAGCGCATCCATGCGTGCGTCGGTGCGCTCGGCGTTCGACCCGAAAGCTACGGATTTGAACTTCTTCTTCTCACATTCTCCAGAGAGTTCATACGAAAAGGGGTTGGTCGATGCTTGA
- a CDS encoding RNA polymerase sigma factor FliA has protein sequence MTYTAKGHLDRDAMIRQYLPLVRRLAHHMIAKLPANVELDDLIQVGMIGLSEALTRYEVAQGVQFETFATQRIRGAMLDELRESDWMSRSSRKSQKDIEKALRRLEQKLGRSPLESEIAAELDMALVDYQSLLSKVRGTQLVYLEDMSHSEDDDGFLEHHDAADPAGDPMAMLRNQRLRSSLVTAIQSLPEREQYIMGMYYEHDMNLKEIAAVLGVTESRVCQLHSQSIARLRAKMRSH, from the coding sequence GTGACATACACCGCCAAGGGCCATCTCGATCGCGACGCGATGATTCGCCAGTACCTTCCGCTGGTTCGTCGATTGGCGCACCATATGATTGCCAAGCTCCCTGCCAATGTAGAGCTGGACGATCTGATCCAGGTAGGAATGATCGGATTGTCTGAGGCACTCACACGCTATGAGGTGGCACAAGGTGTGCAGTTCGAAACTTTTGCCACACAGCGCATCCGCGGCGCCATGCTCGATGAATTGCGTGAGAGCGACTGGATGTCGCGCAGCTCGCGCAAAAGCCAAAAAGATATTGAAAAAGCCCTGCGCCGCCTGGAGCAAAAGCTGGGGCGCAGCCCGCTGGAGTCTGAAATCGCTGCCGAACTGGATATGGCACTGGTCGACTACCAAAGCCTGCTGAGCAAGGTGCGCGGCACCCAACTGGTGTATCTGGAAGACATGTCGCACAGCGAAGATGACGACGGGTTCCTGGAACACCACGATGCCGCAGATCCCGCAGGCGACCCCATGGCCATGCTGCGTAACCAGCGCCTGCGCTCCTCACTGGTCACTGCCATTCAATCATTGCCCGAGCGCGAACAGTACATCATGGGCATGTACTACGAACACGACATGAATCTCAAGGAAATTGCGGCTGTGCTGGGTGTGACCGAATCACGGGTTTGCCAGTTGCACAGCCAGTCGATTGCCCGATTACGCGCAAAAATGCGCAGCCACTGA
- the flgM gene encoding flagellar biosynthesis anti-sigma factor FlgM, with translation MKIGQKPELPGALAQAAPAKQQAKAAAQAAGGLAASASSAVAAAGVPVTFSSATKSLDQASRNQGDFDAGKVKAVRSAIESGSFKVNAEVVADKMLANSQEFFSRAKG, from the coding sequence ATGAAAATAGGACAAAAACCGGAACTGCCGGGCGCACTAGCGCAGGCAGCGCCTGCCAAGCAGCAGGCAAAAGCGGCCGCACAGGCCGCAGGAGGGTTGGCTGCAAGCGCTTCGTCCGCTGTGGCCGCCGCCGGTGTGCCGGTAACCTTTTCATCGGCAACCAAGTCGCTCGATCAAGCCAGTCGCAATCAGGGCGATTTTGACGCGGGTAAGGTCAAAGCCGTACGCTCTGCCATCGAGAGTGGCTCCTTCAAGGTGAATGCCGAAGTCGTGGCAGACAAAATGCTGGCGAATTCCCAGGAATTCTTTTCCCGCGCAAAGGGCTGA
- the flgA gene encoding flagellar basal body P-ring formation chaperone FlgA produces MTYRFAYLLRAVGAAVLCVAASAAQAQVNLEQMTQQWLDEALARNMPAQSPLRMEVSVGALDERLRLAPCTRVEPYLPAGARLWGRTRLGLRCQDAAVRWNVFLPVTIKAYGPAWVLTGDVTMGSVLTAADATETEVDWAAENASIVAEPSLWVGQVAARHLKAGQALRQPMLRAPQIFQAGALVRVVAQGRGYAISAGGQAMTAGAAGQTVRIRMDNGKIVTGIVNDDGTIGVQL; encoded by the coding sequence ATGACATACCGATTTGCCTATTTACTGCGCGCCGTAGGGGCGGCTGTCTTGTGTGTGGCTGCGAGTGCTGCTCAAGCGCAGGTGAACCTGGAGCAGATGACCCAGCAATGGCTGGATGAGGCCCTGGCGCGCAACATGCCTGCGCAATCGCCCTTGCGCATGGAGGTGAGCGTGGGTGCGTTGGACGAGCGCCTGCGTCTAGCGCCATGTACCCGTGTGGAGCCCTACCTGCCCGCAGGTGCCCGTCTGTGGGGGCGCACCCGTTTGGGTTTGCGGTGCCAAGACGCTGCAGTGCGCTGGAATGTGTTTCTCCCCGTGACGATCAAAGCTTACGGCCCTGCCTGGGTTCTGACGGGTGATGTCACCATGGGCTCAGTGCTCACTGCGGCCGACGCGACCGAGACCGAAGTGGATTGGGCGGCGGAAAATGCCTCCATCGTTGCCGAGCCCAGCTTATGGGTTGGACAGGTCGCTGCGCGCCACCTGAAGGCAGGCCAAGCCCTGCGTCAGCCAATGTTGCGTGCGCCCCAAATCTTCCAGGCGGGTGCTCTGGTGAGGGTGGTGGCCCAAGGACGGGGCTATGCCATCAGTGCGGGAGGGCAGGCAATGACGGCCGGAGCCGCAGGCCAAACTGTGCGCATTAGAATGGATAATGGGAAGATAGTGACCGGCATTGTGAATGATGACGGGACGATAGGCGTCCAGCTTTAG
- the flgB gene encoding flagellar basal body rod protein FlgB, with amino-acid sequence MLDKMTNQLNFHSNALILRGERQRIIASNIANADTPGYVGRDMHFTDALREANAAGSQSPGAANPQTGATSPRHIPLSSTLPGSSSSTDNKLGYTVQTQPSLDKNTVDMDRERANFTDNAVRYEATLRFLNGQAKTMLSAIQGQ; translated from the coding sequence ATGCTTGACAAGATGACCAACCAGCTGAATTTCCACAGCAACGCACTGATCCTGCGTGGCGAGCGTCAGCGCATCATTGCCAGCAACATCGCCAACGCTGACACCCCCGGCTATGTCGGCCGCGACATGCATTTCACCGACGCACTGCGCGAAGCGAATGCAGCGGGCAGCCAGTCGCCTGGTGCAGCCAATCCCCAGACAGGCGCCACCAGCCCACGTCACATACCCTTGTCGTCCACCCTGCCCGGCAGCAGCAGCAGCACCGATAACAAGCTGGGCTACACCGTGCAGACACAACCGTCTCTGGACAAAAACACCGTGGACATGGATCGCGAACGTGCCAACTTCACGGACAACGCAGTGCGCTACGAAGCCACACTGCGCTTCCTCAACGGCCAGGCCAAGACCATGCTGAGCGCCATTCAAGGCCAGTGA
- the flgC gene encoding flagellar basal body rod protein FlgC: MSMFSIFNVSGSAVSAQSQRLNTVASNLANVDAVAGPDGQAYKARQLVFQTTPMGPDNAAGVRVSAVKESEVPGRRVHDPSHPSADAEGYVTHSNVNAVEEMVNMISASRSYQNNIEVMNTAKTLLLKTLQMGQ; the protein is encoded by the coding sequence ATGTCAATGTTCTCCATCTTCAATGTCTCGGGAAGCGCCGTGAGTGCGCAATCCCAGCGCCTGAACACCGTGGCCAGCAACCTGGCCAACGTGGACGCTGTGGCCGGCCCCGACGGTCAGGCTTACAAGGCACGGCAACTGGTTTTTCAGACCACGCCCATGGGGCCCGACAACGCTGCGGGCGTGCGCGTGAGCGCCGTCAAGGAAAGCGAAGTACCAGGCCGCCGCGTGCACGACCCCAGCCATCCGTCCGCGGATGCCGAGGGCTATGTGACGCATTCCAATGTCAACGCGGTGGAGGAAATGGTGAACATGATTTCTGCCTCGCGGTCCTACCAGAACAACATTGAAGTCATGAACACAGCCAAAACGCTGCTGCTCAAGACTTTGCAAATGGGCCAGTAA
- a CDS encoding flagellar hook capping FlgD N-terminal domain-containing protein has translation MITSATAATSATTSTSTTKADAASDPAAAQDRFLKLLVAQLNNQDPMNPLDNAQMTSQIAQINTVTGIQQLNETVKGLAGQFAAQQLMQGSAMVGRNVLIADNTLAMDTTNHVGGGAFDLAGSAASVSVQVLDANEKLVGTVELGALKEGRYNFEWDASTYTGTSPLHFKVLAANGKTAVDATALSVDQVTAVSLDNGTLSLQLSRGGSTNYNAIKAIL, from the coding sequence ATGATCACCAGCGCCACCGCCGCCACTTCAGCAACTACCAGCACGAGCACGACCAAAGCCGACGCAGCCTCCGACCCGGCGGCGGCCCAGGACCGCTTTCTCAAGCTGCTCGTAGCCCAGCTGAACAACCAGGACCCGATGAACCCGCTGGACAACGCCCAGATGACATCGCAGATCGCGCAGATCAATACCGTCACCGGTATCCAGCAGTTGAACGAGACCGTCAAGGGCCTGGCAGGCCAGTTCGCAGCCCAGCAACTCATGCAGGGCAGCGCCATGGTCGGTCGCAACGTGCTGATCGCAGACAACACCCTCGCCATGGACACCACCAACCACGTAGGCGGCGGCGCGTTCGACCTGGCAGGTTCTGCCGCCAGCGTGTCTGTGCAGGTGCTCGACGCCAATGAAAAGCTGGTGGGCACCGTGGAACTGGGCGCTCTCAAGGAAGGCCGCTACAACTTCGAATGGGATGCCTCGACATACACCGGCACCAGCCCGCTGCATTTCAAGGTGCTCGCCGCCAACGGCAAGACGGCTGTCGATGCCACCGCACTCTCGGTCGATCAGGTGACTGCGGTCAGCCTGGACAACGGCACGCTGTCCCTGCAACTCTCGCGCGGTGGCAGCACCAATTACAACGCCATCAAGGCCATTCTCTAA
- the flgE gene encoding flagellar hook protein FlgE — protein sequence MGFQQGLSGLNAASKNLDVIGHNIANTNTVGFKASRAEFAEMVASAIGAAGGSNAGIGVEVSAVAQQFGQGNITITGNTLDVAINGSGFFKLQQPDGSSAYTRAGNFKLDKIGNLVTNNGAKVMGFPIDPITGLRTASDPSPLSFPTGAPIPAKQTTKIVAEFNLDARAKDAAGDPAAVPPVAPTPRATYGTSINVYDSQGVAKPVNLYFQKTATANTWDVYDTLDDPSATPPVVGVVIGQITFDNNGAITGPAATPPATGFILPLTGINPSPPNPNNLPPFDVEISLDGVTQFGSKFSVSDLSQDGYASGTLTGINVEASGMVMARYSNGVTRAEGQVALANFRNPQGLLAVGDNAWVETFESGASVIGTPTDGNFGALRSGALEDSNVDLTAELVNMMTAQRTYQANAQTIKTQDQVMSTLVNLR from the coding sequence ATGGGTTTTCAACAAGGTCTCTCGGGCCTGAACGCTGCCAGCAAGAACCTGGACGTGATCGGCCACAACATCGCCAACACCAACACGGTAGGGTTCAAGGCATCGCGCGCCGAATTTGCAGAAATGGTGGCCTCGGCCATCGGCGCTGCCGGCGGCAGCAATGCCGGCATCGGGGTGGAAGTGTCGGCCGTGGCGCAGCAGTTCGGCCAGGGCAACATCACCATCACCGGCAATACGCTGGACGTGGCCATCAACGGCAGCGGTTTTTTCAAGCTGCAGCAGCCTGACGGTTCTTCCGCCTACACAAGGGCCGGCAACTTCAAGCTCGACAAGATAGGCAACCTGGTGACCAACAATGGCGCCAAGGTCATGGGCTTTCCAATTGATCCGATCACGGGCCTGCGAACCGCCAGCGACCCCTCGCCACTCAGCTTTCCCACGGGCGCGCCCATTCCGGCAAAGCAGACCACCAAGATCGTCGCCGAGTTCAACCTCGACGCCCGCGCCAAGGATGCTGCTGGAGACCCGGCCGCTGTACCGCCCGTAGCCCCCACACCCCGCGCCACTTACGGCACTTCCATCAACGTCTACGACAGCCAGGGCGTTGCCAAGCCGGTGAACCTTTATTTCCAGAAAACCGCCACCGCCAACACCTGGGACGTGTACGACACGCTGGACGACCCCTCGGCCACACCACCCGTGGTGGGCGTTGTGATTGGCCAGATCACGTTCGACAACAACGGCGCCATCACCGGCCCGGCCGCCACGCCCCCCGCCACAGGATTCATCCTGCCTCTGACGGGCATCAATCCCAGTCCGCCCAACCCCAACAATCTCCCGCCCTTTGATGTGGAGATCAGCCTCGATGGCGTGACCCAGTTCGGCAGCAAGTTTTCTGTCTCCGACCTGAGCCAGGACGGCTATGCCTCGGGAACGCTGACGGGCATCAACGTGGAAGCCAGCGGCATGGTCATGGCCCGTTACTCCAACGGCGTGACGCGCGCAGAAGGCCAGGTTGCCCTGGCCAATTTTCGCAACCCGCAAGGCCTTCTTGCCGTTGGCGACAACGCCTGGGTCGAAACATTTGAATCCGGCGCGTCGGTCATCGGCACCCCCACGGACGGCAACTTTGGCGCGCTGCGCTCGGGCGCACTGGAAGACTCAAACGTCGATCTGACCGCCGAGCTGGTCAACATGATGACGGCGCAGCGCACCTACCAGGCCAACGCGCAAACCATCAAAACCCAGGACCAGGTGATGTCCACCCTGGTCAACCTGCGCTAA